Proteins encoded within one genomic window of Thunnus albacares chromosome 13, fThuAlb1.1, whole genome shotgun sequence:
- the LOC122994952 gene encoding olfactory marker protein-like, which produces MSTEFELPFRSDTQLTEVMRLRVQSLQQRGLKRQDGERLLQPNEAVYRLDFSKQSLRFSHWTVQLAQTGHLTITATSQLWTPDLTNLMTRQLLEPVGTFWRAPGDARDAPVNCHEADAHEFGERIAEMAKVRKVMYFLFAFSEGCSPETVDCSITFTVDS; this is translated from the coding sequence ATGTCTACTGAGTTTGAGCTGCCCTTCCGGTCGGACACCCAGCTGACGGAGGTGATGCGCCTGCGGGTTCAGTCTCTGCAGCAGCGCGGCCTGAAGAGGCAGGACGGTGAGCGCCTGCTGCAGCCCAACGAGGCCGTATACCGACTTGACTTCTCCAAGCAGTCCCTCCGATTCTCCCATTGGACGGTGCAGCTGGCCCAGACGGGTCACCTCACCATCACGGCCACCTCGCAGCTCTGGACGCCTGACCTCACCAACCTGATGACCCGTCAGCTGCTGGAGCCCGTTGGGACTTTCTGGAGGGCGCCCGGTGACGCCCGCGATGCACCTGTCAATTGCCACGAGGCTGACGCACACGAGTTTGGTGAGAGGATCGCCGAGATGGCGAAGGTAAGGAAGGTGATGTACTTCCTGTTTGCATTTTCGGAAGGCTGCAGCCCTGAGACTGTCGACTGCTCCATCACCTTCACAGTGGACAGTTGA